A genome region from Patescibacteria group bacterium includes the following:
- a CDS encoding UTP--glucose-1-phosphate uridylyltransferase has translation MPKITKAIITAAGYGTRFLPATKVQPKEMLPIIDKPIIQYLVEEAVASGIKDVIIVTRAGLHSLEDHFDSAFEIEHQLEANGKKDILEKLKQLTRMANFVYIRQTKDLPYGNGSPLLAAQHLIGKNEAFVYMFGDDLVKSKVPATKQLIQTFNKTKPKAVIGVQEIPQEETNRYGIVKYKKDTKINQIVKLVEKPAASEAPSNMAVFGRYILTDKIIKILENLPLGKDNELWLADALNKLAQTERVVATPINGKWLTTGDPLRYMKAMVEFALERKDIGPDFTEYLKGLKL, from the coding sequence ATGCCTAAAATCACCAAAGCGATTATTACCGCCGCGGGCTACGGCACCCGCTTTTTGCCCGCGACAAAGGTCCAGCCAAAAGAAATGCTGCCTATCATTGATAAACCCATTATCCAATATCTCGTTGAAGAAGCGGTAGCGTCGGGAATTAAAGATGTCATTATTGTCACCCGCGCGGGTTTGCATTCTTTAGAAGATCATTTTGATTCCGCTTTTGAGATTGAACACCAACTAGAAGCTAACGGTAAAAAGGATATTTTAGAAAAACTGAAACAGCTGACCCGAATGGCTAATTTTGTTTACATCCGCCAAACCAAAGACCTGCCCTATGGCAATGGTTCGCCACTTTTAGCCGCTCAACACTTAATTGGCAAAAATGAAGCTTTTGTTTATATGTTCGGCGACGATCTGGTAAAGTCAAAGGTGCCGGCAACAAAACAACTCATTCAAACCTTTAACAAAACCAAACCCAAAGCCGTGATCGGCGTGCAAGAAATACCCCAGGAAGAAACCAACCGCTACGGCATTGTTAAATACAAAAAAGACACTAAAATTAACCAGATCGTGAAGCTGGTGGAAAAACCTGCCGCGAGCGAAGCGCCGTCCAATATGGCTGTGTTCGGCCGCTACATTTTAACCGATAAAATCATCAAAATTTTAGAAAATCTCCCTCTAGGGAAAGATAATGAGCTGTGGCTTGCCGACGCTCTTAACAAATTAGCCCAGACTGAAAGAGTAGTAGCCACGCCTATTAACGGCAAATGGTTAACCACAGGCGATCCTTTACGCTATATGAAAGCTATGGTAGAATTTGCCTTAGAGAGGAAAGATATTGGGCCGGATTTTACGGAGTACTTAAAGGGACTCAAATTGTAA
- a CDS encoding inositol monophosphatase family protein has protein sequence MRNQQPKIMDQSILTECGKFATELAKNAGSLIKKHFEQKLNKTKKDKEERNFVTRADLESEEFIINSIKKEFPDHNILAEESGSLTSLSGFIWIVDPLDGTTNFSRNLPFFTISIALAKNDRVILGIVYQPINDELFYAEKGKGAFLNAKRIIVSENHSLSKSIVSQSFDYSNKKRRDNIKNIQKIFFLIEGFRLLHSTALELCYVASGRYDGYMISSANPWDIAAGALIVEEAGGSVTKFDGTQWELMRPRIVATNGLIHKELLKKINT, from the coding sequence GTGCGCAATCAACAACCTAAAATTATGGATCAAAGCATACTTACAGAATGTGGAAAATTTGCAACCGAGTTGGCGAAAAACGCAGGAAGTCTGATCAAAAAACACTTTGAGCAAAAATTAAATAAGACCAAAAAGGATAAAGAAGAAAGGAATTTTGTCACAAGAGCAGACCTTGAGTCAGAGGAATTCATCATCAACAGTATCAAAAAGGAATTTCCTGACCATAATATCTTAGCCGAGGAATCTGGGTCTCTCACGTCTCTATCAGGGTTTATTTGGATAGTTGATCCTCTTGATGGAACAACAAACTTTTCAAGAAATTTGCCATTTTTCACGATTTCTATCGCACTCGCAAAAAATGATCGGGTTATTCTAGGCATTGTATATCAACCAATCAATGACGAGTTGTTTTATGCTGAAAAGGGAAAGGGAGCGTTCCTGAATGCAAAAAGAATTATCGTATCTGAAAATCACTCCTTATCAAAATCAATAGTCTCTCAAAGCTTTGATTATTCTAATAAAAAGAGAAGAGACAATATCAAAAATATACAGAAAATCTTCTTTTTGATTGAAGGTTTCAGATTGCTTCATTCAACCGCGTTGGAACTTTGTTATGTTGCATCGGGACGATATGATGGATATATGATCTCAAGCGCAAACCCATGGGACATTGCGGCTGGGGCATTAATCGTGGAAGAAGCTGGTGGATCTGTGACTAAATTTGATGGTACACAATGGGAATTGATGCGCCCAAGGATTGTTGCTACGAATGGATTAATTCACAAAGAACTTCTAAAGAAAATAAATACCTAG
- a CDS encoding fused MFS/spermidine synthase — translation MVKKYILEGVIFFCGAIGMILELTGSRILAPYFGTSILVWTNIIGLILGSLSLGYYLGGRIADKQANYKILSIIILTAAGSVFLAAFSHQYFLYSISSLIHDLRLGSFIATLILFAPASVALGMVSPYVVKLKMQDLKNTGKTVGNLYALSTIGSIAGTFLSGFILIATLGSTIILFILSVALVLISLITNISYYKIKTGLILILLISIGIFNQIKRERESRGFIDIDTQYQRIQIFQGIDAKNNEPARYLRTDPLSVQSAMYLNSNDLVFDYTKFYNLFKYFNPEAKQTLMIGGAGYSYPKYYLENFPNLTMDVVEIDPMMTKLAKKYFRLQDNPRLKINHEDGRVFLNRTKNKYDAVLGDAFNAHTPPFQLTTKEATQKIYDLLNPEGVAIVNLISSLSGGKSKFLEAEYATYKAVFPQVYLFPVNGQNNLERTQNIILVALKTGKNPQLNIQNPEFDQYLKNIYYLPTNQKPLPILTDEKAPVENYTLNFY, via the coding sequence ATGGTCAAAAAATATATTTTAGAGGGGGTTATTTTCTTTTGCGGAGCAATCGGAATGATTTTAGAACTCACTGGATCAAGAATTTTAGCGCCATATTTTGGAACATCAATTTTAGTCTGGACAAATATAATCGGGCTAATCTTGGGCAGTTTAAGTTTGGGTTATTATTTGGGAGGAAGAATAGCGGACAAGCAGGCAAATTATAAGATTCTATCAATCATCATTCTAACAGCCGCGGGGTCTGTATTTTTAGCCGCGTTCAGCCATCAATATTTTTTATATTCAATTTCAAGCCTAATTCATGATTTGAGGTTGGGTTCATTTATCGCTACCTTAATTTTATTTGCTCCGGCAAGCGTCGCCTTGGGCATGGTTTCACCTTATGTGGTGAAACTGAAGATGCAGGATTTAAAAAATACAGGCAAGACCGTGGGGAATCTTTACGCTCTTTCCACGATTGGCAGTATCGCAGGCACATTTTTAAGCGGATTTATCCTGATCGCGACACTAGGCAGCACAATAATTTTATTTATTTTGAGCGTTGCTTTAGTTTTAATCAGTTTAATTACCAATATCAGCTATTACAAAATTAAAACCGGATTGATCCTAATTTTACTAATTAGTATCGGAATATTTAATCAGATTAAACGCGAGAGGGAAAGCAGGGGATTTATTGACATAGACACGCAATATCAGAGAATTCAAATTTTTCAGGGAATTGACGCGAAGAATAACGAACCCGCGAGATATCTTAGAACCGACCCTTTATCAGTCCAATCAGCAATGTATTTAAATAGCAATGATCTAGTTTTTGACTATACAAAATTTTATAATTTATTTAAATACTTTAATCCGGAAGCAAAGCAGACTTTAATGATCGGAGGCGCGGGGTATTCTTATCCAAAATATTATTTAGAAAATTTCCCAAACCTGACGATGGATGTCGTGGAAATTGATCCAATGATGACTAAACTCGCGAAAAAATATTTTCGCCTGCAGGACAATCCAAGATTAAAAATTAACCATGAGGACGGAAGAGTATTTTTAAATCGAACCAAGAATAAATATGATGCTGTATTGGGGGACGCTTTTAACGCCCACACACCGCCTTTTCAATTAACAACCAAAGAGGCGACGCAAAAAATTTATGATTTGCTGAATCCCGAGGGAGTGGCGATAGTTAACCTTATTTCCTCTCTTTCCGGGGGAAAAAGCAAATTTCTAGAAGCGGAATACGCAACCTACAAGGCAGTATTTCCGCAAGTTTATTTATTTCCAGTAAACGGTCAAAATAATCTTGAACGAACGCAAAACATTATTTTAGTAGCGCTAAAAACAGGAAAAAATCCGCAACTCAATATTCAAAATCCGGAATTTGACCAATATTTAAAAAATATTTACTATCTTCCAACAAATCAAAAACCATTACCAATTTTAACAGACGAAAAGGCGCCGGTGGAAAATTACACTTTGAATTTTTATTAA
- a CDS encoding WD40 repeat domain-containing protein, whose product MKKNLILFCALVALFWAIPVIPDAKAEDKPAELNNQPAAQIFPKLPTTPDDPHLDDAKVYPMWGPLCMRYTYSVVYQDDKNRAPEYMRMYFNGKWLDLAKENKNDSDYKKGVKYVYKFVPNKLGSNFYFFEASNGKGKARDGIIDSPDNGPVLFETDFSQNEIALIDPKSGQKLWSYPTHKEWVKGVALSDDGKYLAATTTKHIYFFETSKQNPLWSYQYQGSFDVENNDVKGGVDVSVDGSKIFALIGKYAILFSKDSNQPIWQKDVKQQGYNTAISADGKYMAAGTAGDEKNVDTNLLILWSEKSATPLWQYHAAGNFHDVSLSFDGSYIAGATGCPDRRAYIFSKDSNEPVMRSDMLAEDSPVNRAKISADGKYVAYSAEYNKGIAFLFKNPKFGGSNQPVWKLLPPSQRSGRALAMTPDAKTILETTFAGDVLTLGLASNQPTAYWKYPNPIAAADLSDDGRLIAVGGTAERVYLIDGDSKKQTAEVQFSEYISEIDVAGDGKYVAAGTGGANYFFESFSQNENKKVSCDKVIEPEPEMVQDQTDSKLYDGVQDVDQNLSGGNEVKQFTQKNWLIIVSTLACLIILFSIIFGKTRKKYWLIIIILLIIALVLSLIFFRKPPKSDLEKTEQGTQLENQ is encoded by the coding sequence ATGAAAAAAAATTTAATCTTATTCTGCGCTCTAGTTGCTCTTTTTTGGGCTATCCCAGTAATTCCAGACGCCAAAGCCGAGGATAAGCCAGCCGAATTAAATAATCAGCCGGCGGCTCAAATTTTCCCTAAATTGCCGACCACGCCCGATGACCCCCATTTGGATGACGCCAAGGTTTATCCGATGTGGGGACCGCTTTGCATGCGCTATACTTATTCCGTGGTTTATCAAGACGATAAAAACCGCGCGCCGGAATATATGAGGATGTATTTTAACGGCAAATGGCTTGACCTTGCAAAAGAAAACAAGAACGATTCTGATTACAAAAAGGGGGTAAAATATGTTTACAAGTTTGTGCCTAATAAACTGGGCTCAAATTTCTATTTCTTTGAAGCTTCAAATGGCAAGGGCAAAGCGCGCGACGGGATTATTGATTCACCAGACAATGGGCCGGTTCTGTTTGAAACTGATTTTTCCCAAAATGAGATTGCCTTGATTGACCCGAAATCTGGCCAAAAATTATGGAGTTATCCCACCCACAAAGAATGGGTAAAAGGAGTAGCCCTTTCCGACGATGGCAAATATTTAGCGGCGACTACCACCAAACATATTTATTTCTTTGAAACGAGCAAGCAGAATCCGCTTTGGAGTTATCAGTATCAAGGCAGTTTTGATGTGGAAAACAATGATGTCAAAGGCGGCGTTGACGTTTCCGTCGATGGTTCCAAAATCTTTGCCCTGATTGGCAAATACGCTATTTTGTTTTCCAAAGATTCAAATCAACCAATCTGGCAGAAGGATGTCAAACAACAAGGCTACAACACGGCTATTTCGGCTGACGGGAAATATATGGCTGCGGGCACGGCGGGGGATGAGAAAAATGTTGATACCAATTTATTAATATTATGGAGCGAAAAGAGCGCGACCCCCTTGTGGCAGTACCACGCCGCTGGCAACTTTCATGATGTTTCTTTGTCTTTTGACGGCTCATATATTGCCGGAGCAACCGGCTGCCCCGACCGACGCGCCTATATTTTTTCCAAGGATTCAAACGAGCCAGTGATGAGAAGCGATATGCTAGCCGAAGATTCTCCGGTCAACCGAGCTAAAATTTCAGCTGACGGGAAATACGTGGCTTACTCGGCTGAATATAACAAAGGTATTGCCTTTTTGTTTAAAAATCCAAAATTTGGCGGCTCAAACCAGCCTGTCTGGAAACTTTTACCGCCCAGCCAACGTTCAGGCCGAGCTTTGGCAATGACACCGGATGCTAAAACCATCTTAGAAACAACTTTCGCGGGTGATGTTCTGACTCTTGGCCTTGCTTCAAATCAACCAACTGCTTATTGGAAGTATCCCAATCCAATTGCCGCCGCCGATTTAAGCGACGATGGCAGGTTAATCGCTGTCGGCGGAACGGCGGAAAGAGTCTATCTCATTGACGGCGATTCCAAAAAACAAACGGCGGAGGTTCAATTTTCAGAATATATCAGCGAAATTGATGTGGCAGGCGACGGCAAATATGTGGCGGCTGGCACTGGCGGCGCTAATTATTTTTTTGAATCTTTTAGCCAAAATGAGAATAAAAAGGTTAGTTGCGATAAAGTTATTGAGCCGGAGCCGGAGATGGTCCAGGATCAAACCGATTCCAAGCTTTACGACGGCGTTCAAGATGTTGATCAAAACTTGTCCGGCGGCAACGAGGTTAAACAATTTACGCAAAAAAATTGGCTCATTATTGTCTCAACCTTGGCTTGCTTAATAATTTTGTTCTCAATAATTTTTGGCAAAACCAGAAAAAAATATTGGCTCATTATTATTATTTTGCTGATTATCGCTTTGGTATTGAGCTTAATTTTTTTCCGCAAACCTCCAAAATCTGATTTAGAAAAAACCGAACAGGGTACTCAATTAGAAAACCAATGA
- a CDS encoding extracellular solute-binding protein — protein sequence MKIKKILIILLVPVLLATVGFGCKRSCAPGQPGGTTKKQPVELTFWGIFTESGQIEPVIKAFEAQNPNIKINYKNFGNDYPNYRTEIFNALAQGRGPDIWMVHHTWIQRDKDFLTPCPPELCNVQNFKETMVKAVVDDSIIDGSIYAMPWSLDTLALFYNKDLFNQAHILNPPRTWEEFTEDVKKLTKQNEKGQIIQAGAALGTGQNINRAPDILALLMMQNGAQMTDINRGTVTFNTSGAPSAPSPNGSQQQETLPGEEAFQFYTDFASPKKETYTWNSLQHYSIDAFVEGSLAMMFSYSYHVPTIQLKAPNLDFGVALLPQVSGGREVNFANYWTNVVATRTPYKKEAWSFLVFAAQKEIMQKFCEDSRRPPSRRDLYQMFDNDPELQPFTNQILTAESWYRSDNDKTDAIFEEMIEDVVLGKKNIPEAMTEAAAEMQTMMK from the coding sequence ATGAAAATAAAAAAAATCCTTATTATTCTCTTGGTTCCCGTCCTCCTCGCTACGGTCGGTTTTGGCTGTAAAAGATCCTGCGCGCCAGGGCAACCCGGCGGAACCACTAAGAAACAGCCCGTTGAGCTTACTTTTTGGGGAATCTTTACCGAGAGCGGTCAGATTGAACCTGTGATTAAGGCTTTTGAAGCACAAAATCCCAATATTAAAATCAATTACAAAAATTTCGGCAATGATTACCCTAATTACCGCACCGAAATTTTTAACGCCCTTGCTCAAGGCAGGGGACCTGATATTTGGATGGTGCACCATACTTGGATTCAAAGGGATAAAGATTTCCTGACCCCTTGCCCTCCGGAATTATGCAATGTCCAAAACTTTAAAGAGACAATGGTAAAAGCGGTCGTAGACGACAGCATTATTGACGGTTCTATCTATGCTATGCCTTGGAGTCTAGACACCTTAGCGCTTTTTTATAACAAAGATTTATTTAACCAGGCGCATATCTTAAACCCTCCGCGAACTTGGGAAGAATTTACAGAGGACGTGAAAAAACTCACCAAGCAAAATGAAAAGGGGCAAATCATACAAGCGGGGGCGGCTCTCGGCACAGGACAAAATATCAATCGCGCCCCTGATATCCTTGCTCTTCTGATGATGCAAAATGGCGCTCAAATGACAGACATAAACCGCGGCACAGTAACCTTTAACACCTCTGGCGCTCCCAGCGCGCCCTCCCCAAACGGCAGCCAGCAGCAGGAAACCTTGCCCGGCGAGGAAGCTTTTCAATTCTATACTGATTTTGCCTCGCCCAAAAAAGAAACCTACACTTGGAACTCTCTGCAACATTATTCCATTGACGCTTTCGTAGAAGGCTCTTTGGCGATGATGTTTTCTTACTCCTATCATGTGCCCACGATTCAATTAAAAGCGCCTAATCTGGACTTCGGGGTGGCTTTATTGCCGCAGGTGTCTGGAGGACGCGAGGTAAATTTCGCGAATTACTGGACAAATGTGGTCGCCACAAGGACTCCTTACAAAAAAGAGGCTTGGTCTTTCTTGGTTTTTGCCGCTCAAAAAGAAATAATGCAGAAGTTTTGCGAAGACAGCCGCCGCCCTCCGAGCCGGCGCGACCTTTACCAAATGTTTGACAACGACCCGGAATTGCAACCTTTTACCAACCAAATTTTAACCGCGGAATCCTGGTATCGCTCGGATAACGACAAGACCGATGCAATCTTTGAAGAAATGATTGAAGATGTGGTTTTAGGCAAAAAGAATATCCCCGAAGCGATGACGGAAGCCGCGGCAGAGATGCAGACGATGATGAAGTGA
- a CDS encoding WD40 repeat domain-containing protein, giving the protein MKKILILFCALVAIFWAIPVIPDAKAEDLPSGVIPKLPKTANDPILSEGKIYPFWGPVCQRYTYSVIYSDKEGRTPEYVKIYFNGKMIDMEKADANDNNYKKGVKYIYKNVPNKFGSNFYYFEASNGLGKTRDSIIDSPDNGPVLFDADFKENEIILIDPESGNLKWRYPIQEEWVGGVALSDDGRYLAAQTSNHIYFFDTEKSEPSWSYQSPTGGAIGGDVKGGVAISARGDKIFAALNGKALMFDQNSNQPIWTYNLGNNGGGAYGVDIAKNGAYAAVAMAGSEEDLNSNVLILFDAKDKKLWQYHSAGNWHEVNLSQDGSYIAGSTGCPDRRGYLFTKDSAEPIIKSEPLSKESPIDETRISADGSLIAFGVESGYGAIVLMDAQKKEILWKYETSQGTSVRALAMAPSGNLIGAGTFGGDILIFEKNSNKPIEKLKINSTIGAFDITDDGLLFATGSADKKIRVFEKGAGKAKAEISANEYVGELDIAANGKYLAAGTSGAVYFFETIRDLENKGVFACKEIIEPKAEDTTLFGGQNSGNNLADSADNQEKPVKKETSSWLTRGAIIFGGILIIALFGYILICRKRARPPKKLIIILISFSIILALIVVFYFGQWKNVESDKSLDQGQIKKEGQENICGNTLCEPNLGETKENCAKDCLGGE; this is encoded by the coding sequence ATGAAAAAAATTCTAATCTTATTCTGCGCTCTAGTGGCTATTTTTTGGGCTATCCCAGTAATTCCAGATGCCAAAGCCGAGGACTTACCGAGCGGGGTTATTCCTAAACTGCCCAAGACGGCGAATGACCCTATTCTTTCCGAAGGCAAAATTTATCCTTTTTGGGGACCAGTATGCCAAAGATACACTTATTCTGTAATTTACAGCGATAAAGAAGGCAGGACGCCGGAATATGTTAAGATTTATTTCAACGGCAAAATGATAGATATGGAAAAAGCGGACGCGAACGATAATAATTACAAAAAAGGAGTGAAATATATTTACAAGAATGTTCCGAATAAATTTGGTTCTAATTTTTATTATTTTGAGGCTTCAAATGGACTGGGCAAGACGCGCGATTCAATTATTGACTCGCCAGATAACGGACCAGTGCTTTTTGATGCTGATTTTAAAGAGAATGAAATTATTTTGATTGATCCTGAAAGTGGAAACCTAAAGTGGCGCTATCCAATTCAAGAAGAGTGGGTCGGCGGAGTCGCGCTGTCTGATGATGGCAGATACTTGGCGGCGCAAACTTCCAATCATATTTACTTTTTTGACACGGAAAAAAGTGAGCCTTCTTGGAGCTATCAAAGTCCGACCGGCGGCGCGATAGGCGGAGATGTTAAAGGCGGAGTAGCGATTTCCGCTCGCGGCGATAAAATTTTTGCCGCTTTAAACGGTAAGGCGTTGATGTTTGATCAAAACTCTAATCAGCCTATCTGGACCTATAATTTAGGTAATAATGGCGGAGGCGCTTATGGCGTGGACATTGCTAAAAACGGTGCATACGCGGCAGTGGCAATGGCTGGTTCGGAAGAAGACCTAAATAGCAATGTTTTGATCTTATTTGACGCCAAGGATAAAAAGTTATGGCAATATCATTCCGCGGGCAACTGGCATGAGGTTAATTTATCACAAGATGGTTCATATATTGCCGGATCAACAGGTTGTCCGGATCGAAGGGGTTATCTTTTTACTAAAGACTCGGCTGAACCAATAATCAAGTCTGAACCTTTATCTAAAGAATCGCCAATTGACGAAACGCGAATATCGGCAGATGGCAGTTTAATCGCTTTCGGGGTTGAGTCAGGTTATGGTGCGATTGTTTTAATGGACGCGCAAAAAAAGGAAATTTTATGGAAATATGAAACTTCCCAGGGAACATCTGTACGCGCGTTAGCAATGGCACCTAGTGGAAACTTGATTGGCGCTGGCACTTTTGGCGGCGATATTTTAATTTTTGAAAAAAATTCAAATAAGCCGATTGAAAAATTAAAAATTAATTCCACAATCGGCGCTTTTGATATAACGGATGATGGATTACTTTTTGCGACTGGTTCGGCTGATAAGAAAATCCGGGTATTTGAAAAGGGAGCTGGCAAAGCAAAAGCGGAAATTTCAGCGAATGAATACGTCGGAGAATTAGATATCGCGGCAAATGGAAAATATTTAGCCGCAGGCACAAGCGGCGCGGTATATTTTTTTGAAACGATCAGGGATTTGGAAAATAAGGGAGTTTTTGCCTGCAAGGAAATTATAGAACCCAAAGCAGAAGACACTACATTGTTCGGTGGACAAAATAGCGGGAATAATTTGGCGGACAGTGCAGATAATCAAGAAAAACCAGTGAAAAAAGAAACGTCTTCTTGGCTTACGCGGGGCGCGATAATTTTTGGAGGAATATTGATAATTGCGCTTTTTGGCTACATTTTGATTTGCCGCAAACGCGCGCGACCGCCCAAAAAGTTGATTATCATTTTAATATCATTTTCAATAATACTGGCTTTGATAGTTGTTTTTTACTTTGGACAATGGAAAAATGTTGAATCTGATAAAAGCTTAGATCAAGGCCAAATTAAAAAAGAAGGGCAGGAAAATATCTGTGGAAATACTTTGTGCGAGCCCAATTTGGGGGAAACAAAGGAGAATTGCGCCAAAGACTGCTTAGGCGGGGAATAA